The following is a genomic window from Rhizobium sp. NRK18.
AACGAAGGTATTGGCCATGCCGCCGCCGATCACCAGCGCATCGACCTTCTTCACGAGGTTCTGCAGGAGGTCGATCTTGGTCGAGACCTTGGCGCCGCCGACGATGGCGACCACCGGACGGGTCGGATTGCCGAGACCCTTCTCCAGTGCTTCCAGTTCGGCCTGCATCGTGCGGCCGGCATAGGAGGGCAGATGGTGGGCAAGGCCTTCGGTCGACGCGTGGGCGCGGTGGGCGGCGGAGAAGGCGTCGTTGACGAAGATGTCGCCGTTTGCAGCCAGCGCGGCGGTGAAGTCCTTGTCGTTCTTTTCTTCGCCGGCATGGAAACGGGTGTTTTCCATCAGCAGGATATCGCCGTTGTTCATCTTCTCGACGGCTTCCGCCGCTGCTTCGCCGATGCAATCGGAAGCGAAGGCGACGTGGCGATCCAGAACCTCTTCGATGGCCGGGATGATTAGCGACAGGGACATGTCGTCAACCGGCTTGCCCTTCGGGCGGCCGAAATGAGCGAGCAGGATGACCTTGGCGCATTTGTCGGAAAGTTCCAGAATGGTCGGGCGGACGCGTTCGATGCGGGTCGTGTCGGACACCTTGCCGTCGGTGACGGGCACGTTGAGATCGACGCGCAGAAGAATGCGCTTGCCGGTGACATCCGGAAGATCGTCGAGGGTTTTGAAGGTCGGCATGGGTGCTCCACTTTTGTCCGTCTGGTAGGCTTTGAAGAGCGGCCGCAGCCGCTCCCAACTGTCGGCCCGGACCATACTACGCCGGGCCGCAGACGCAAGCGGCGGCTCCCGATTTATGCGCGTCGGAACTTCTCCATCAATGCCTGCAGACGCTCCCAGCCGACCTGCACGCCGGCCAGCGGCGGCAGCTTGTTGGACGGGTCGACGGGCTCGAGCGAGACCCCGACGCTGGCGATGCGGCCATTGTCGTCGATCTCGCGGACGATCAGGATGATCTGGCCAAGCCGAATGCGGTCGGCATAGTCCGCCTGGCCCCCCACA
Proteins encoded in this region:
- a CDS encoding phosphoglycerate kinase produces the protein MPTFKTLDDLPDVTGKRILLRVDLNVPVTDGKVSDTTRIERVRPTILELSDKCAKVILLAHFGRPKGKPVDDMSLSLIIPAIEEVLDRHVAFASDCIGEAAAEAVEKMNNGDILLMENTRFHAGEEKNDKDFTAALAANGDIFVNDAFSAAHRAHASTEGLAHHLPSYAGRTMQAELEALEKGLGNPTRPVVAIVGGAKVSTKIDLLQNLVKKVDALVIGGGMANTFVAAKGINVGKSLCEHDLADTARAIMAEAEKSGCEIVLPVDGVVAREFKAGADNEIVAIDAIPADAMMLDVGPKSVDAVNAWISKAHTLVWNGPLGAFEIEPFDAATVAAAKHAANCTTGGELVSVAGGGDTVSALNHAGVADDFTYVSTAGGAFLEWMEGKVLPGVEILTKQ